One genomic window of Streptomyces sp. NBC_01498 includes the following:
- the glmS gene encoding glutamine--fructose-6-phosphate transaminase (isomerizing) has protein sequence MCGIVGYVGGQPALDVVIAGLKRLEYRGYDSAGVAVLAGTGTGTGIRLASSKKAGKLANLEKALVERPLPGGFTAIGHTRWATHGGPTDANAHPHADNADRVAVVHNGIIENFAALRAELSGRGHTLASETDTEVVAHLLAEAFAECGGLAESMRRVCGRLEGAFTLVAVHADEPDVVVGARRNSPLVVGVGDGESFLASDVAAFIDHTRSALELGQDQVVELRRDGVRVTDFDGADADVRAYHIDWDASAAEKGGYDYFMLKEIAEQPKAVADTLLGRVNAEGFLTLDEVRIPSRVLRAADKVVIVACGTAFHAGLIAKYAIEHWTRIPCEVELASEFRYRDPILDTRTLVVAISQSGETMDTLMALRHARDQGATVLAICNTNGSTIPRESDAVLYTHAGPEVAVASTKAFLTQLVACYLVALYLGQQRGTKYGDEIRAVIRELSRISHEVERVLETMEPVRELARSLADKRTVLFLGRHVGYPVALEGALKLKELAYMHAEGFAAGELKHGPIALIEEDVPVVVVVPSPRGRSVLHDKIVSNIQEIRARGARTIVIAEEGDEAVVPYADHLIRVPVTPTLLQPLVATVPLQVFACELATARGNEVDQPRNLAKSVTVE, from the coding sequence ATGTGTGGAATCGTGGGATATGTCGGCGGGCAGCCGGCGCTCGACGTGGTCATCGCCGGTCTCAAGCGGCTCGAATACCGGGGGTACGACTCCGCCGGAGTCGCCGTCCTCGCCGGGACCGGCACCGGGACCGGCATCCGGCTCGCCTCGTCCAAGAAGGCCGGCAAACTCGCCAACCTGGAGAAAGCCCTGGTGGAACGGCCGCTGCCGGGCGGCTTCACCGCCATCGGCCACACCCGGTGGGCCACCCACGGCGGCCCCACCGACGCCAACGCCCACCCCCACGCCGACAACGCCGACCGTGTCGCCGTCGTCCACAACGGCATCATCGAGAACTTCGCCGCCCTGCGCGCCGAACTGTCCGGCCGGGGCCACACCCTCGCCTCCGAGACCGACACCGAGGTCGTGGCGCATCTGCTCGCCGAGGCGTTCGCGGAGTGCGGCGGGCTCGCCGAGTCGATGCGGCGGGTGTGCGGGCGGCTGGAGGGCGCGTTCACGCTGGTCGCCGTGCACGCGGACGAGCCGGACGTCGTCGTCGGCGCCCGCCGCAACTCGCCGCTCGTGGTGGGTGTCGGCGACGGCGAGTCCTTCCTCGCCTCCGACGTCGCCGCCTTCATCGACCACACCCGCTCCGCCCTCGAACTGGGCCAGGACCAGGTCGTCGAGCTGCGCCGGGACGGCGTAAGGGTGACGGACTTCGACGGCGCGGACGCCGACGTACGCGCCTACCACATCGACTGGGACGCCTCCGCCGCCGAGAAGGGCGGCTACGACTACTTCATGCTCAAGGAGATCGCCGAGCAGCCGAAGGCCGTCGCCGACACCCTCCTCGGGCGCGTCAACGCCGAGGGCTTCCTGACCCTGGACGAGGTACGCATCCCCTCCCGTGTCCTGCGCGCTGCCGACAAGGTCGTCATCGTCGCGTGCGGGACCGCCTTCCACGCCGGGCTGATCGCGAAGTACGCCATCGAGCACTGGACCCGCATCCCGTGCGAGGTGGAGCTGGCGAGCGAGTTCCGTTACCGGGACCCGATCCTCGACACCCGTACCCTCGTCGTCGCGATCTCCCAGTCCGGCGAGACGATGGACACGCTGATGGCGCTGCGGCACGCGCGCGACCAGGGCGCCACCGTCCTCGCCATCTGCAACACCAACGGCTCGACCATCCCGAGGGAGTCGGACGCCGTCCTCTACACGCACGCGGGCCCGGAGGTCGCGGTCGCGTCCACGAAGGCGTTCCTGACGCAGCTCGTCGCCTGCTACCTGGTCGCGCTGTATCTGGGGCAGCAGCGCGGCACGAAGTACGGGGACGAGATCCGGGCCGTCATCCGCGAACTGTCGCGGATCTCGCACGAGGTCGAGCGGGTGCTGGAGACGATGGAGCCGGTACGGGAGCTGGCCCGCTCCCTCGCCGACAAGCGGACGGTGCTCTTCCTGGGGCGGCACGTCGGCTACCCCGTGGCGCTTGAGGGCGCGCTGAAGCTGAAGGAACTGGCGTACATGCACGCCGAGGGTTTCGCCGCCGGTGAGCTGAAGCACGGGCCGATCGCGCTGATCGAGGAGGACGTGCCGGTGGTGGTCGTCGTACCGTCGCCGCGTGGGCGTTCGGTGCTGCACGACAAGATCGTGTCGAACATCCAGGAGATCCGGGCGCGGGGAGCGCGGACGATCGTGATCGCGGAGGAGGGGGACGAGGCCGTGGTGCCGTACGCGGACCATCTCATCCGGGTCCCGGTGACGCCGACGCTCCTTCAGCCGCTGGTCG
- a CDS encoding MFS transporter, translating into MPLPTPSTPTPITRAPTTRADRSPWLTVGLLCVGQMMIVLDQNIVNVALPAVQRDLGFSSENLIWVVNAYVIPFGGLLLLAGRLGDLIGRKSVFLTGIVLFSASSALCGVATSDTALIASRFLQGIGGAVASACVLGMVATVFSERRRQAQAIAAYSFASAGGGTVGPLLGGVLTDLLSWHWIFFINAPIGAVLALVGARALPRDRGEGIGKGTDFLGALLVTAGMTLLVYAVVDAGRIGWGTTRTLLLGTLALLLLTGFVVRQATAANPLLPLRFFRSRSVGAANLVQFLMIAGMFGLLFFGTLYLQRVLAYDSLEAGLGFVPVAVVIAAVSLGLSTRLITGIGRRATLLLGLALITGSFLTLSFARVDGVYLVDFLPASLVMGLGVGLAAPAAMGLGMTAVTPADSGIASGLFNTTQQIGGAIGLTVLSAIVSTRTNTLTAAGGTEAESLLGGYQAAFLAAAGFTLTAFVVAAALLKSPPPEGAARPNAASPERDTSVA; encoded by the coding sequence ATGCCCCTGCCCACACCCAGCACACCCACGCCCATCACGCGGGCGCCCACCACACGGGCGGACAGATCGCCCTGGCTGACTGTCGGTCTGCTCTGCGTCGGCCAGATGATGATCGTCCTCGACCAGAACATCGTGAACGTGGCGCTGCCCGCGGTCCAGCGCGATCTCGGATTCTCCTCCGAGAATCTCATCTGGGTGGTGAACGCCTACGTGATCCCCTTCGGCGGGCTCCTGCTGCTGGCCGGACGGCTCGGTGACCTGATCGGGCGGAAATCCGTTTTCCTCACCGGAATCGTGCTCTTCAGCGCCTCGTCAGCGCTGTGCGGTGTCGCGACCAGCGACACCGCGCTGATCGCGTCCCGCTTCCTGCAAGGGATCGGCGGGGCGGTCGCCTCCGCCTGCGTCCTCGGCATGGTGGCGACCGTGTTCTCCGAGCGCCGCCGCCAGGCCCAGGCCATCGCCGCCTACAGCTTCGCGTCCGCGGGCGGCGGGACGGTCGGACCGCTGCTCGGCGGCGTCCTCACCGATCTGCTGAGCTGGCACTGGATCTTCTTCATCAACGCCCCGATCGGTGCTGTCCTCGCCCTGGTCGGCGCGCGGGCACTCCCCCGGGATCGCGGCGAGGGGATCGGCAAGGGCACCGACTTCCTGGGAGCCCTGTTGGTCACGGCCGGTATGACGCTCCTGGTGTACGCCGTCGTGGACGCCGGGCGGATCGGCTGGGGGACGACCCGGACCCTGCTGCTCGGCACCCTGGCGCTTCTGCTGCTCACCGGGTTCGTCGTCCGCCAGGCCACGGCCGCCAACCCCCTGCTGCCGCTGAGGTTCTTCCGCTCGCGAAGCGTGGGCGCGGCCAACCTCGTCCAGTTCCTGATGATCGCCGGCATGTTCGGCCTGCTGTTCTTCGGCACGCTCTACCTCCAACGAGTGCTGGCATACGACTCGTTGGAGGCCGGACTCGGATTCGTCCCCGTCGCCGTGGTGATCGCGGCGGTGTCCCTCGGTCTCTCGACCCGGCTCATCACCGGGATCGGCCGACGCGCGACGCTTCTCCTGGGACTCGCCCTCATCACCGGGTCGTTCCTCACGCTGTCGTTCGCCCGCGTCGACGGCGTCTACCTCGTGGACTTCCTGCCGGCCAGCCTCGTCATGGGCCTGGGCGTCGGTCTGGCGGCGCCCGCCGCCATGGGGCTCGGCATGACGGCCGTGACGCCGGCCGATTCAGGCATCGCCTCCGGCCTGTTCAACACGACGCAGCAGATCGGCGGCGCGATCGGCCTGACCGTACTGAGCGCCATCGTCAGCACCCGTACGAACACCCTCACCGCCGCAGGAGGAACCGAGGCGGAATCTCTGCTCGGCGGCTACCAGGCGGCCTTCCTGGCGGCGGCTGGATTCACCCTGACGGCTTTCGTCGTCGCTGCCGCCCTGCTCAAAAGCCCCCCGCCCGAGGGCGCGGCGCGGCCGAACGCGGCGTCCCCCGAGCGGGACACCTCGGTC
- a CDS encoding winged helix-turn-helix transcriptional regulator — MSRSHTDVTDQVTAEACPLVEVIDHVAGKWSISILVAAARGPVRFTELERSVEGISRRMLTLNLRRLERDGLLTRTVHPTVPPKVEYGLTSMARELHSSLVGLVEWADRHRGTIAEARAAYDSGSAASGAAETPPSGASAGR; from the coding sequence ATGTCACGCAGTCACACGGATGTGACCGACCAGGTCACGGCCGAGGCGTGTCCGCTCGTCGAGGTGATCGATCACGTGGCGGGCAAGTGGAGCATCAGCATCCTGGTCGCGGCGGCACGCGGCCCGGTCCGGTTCACCGAGCTGGAACGGTCCGTCGAAGGCATCAGCCGCCGGATGCTCACCCTGAACCTGCGCAGACTTGAGCGCGACGGTCTGCTGACGCGGACGGTTCATCCCACCGTGCCGCCGAAGGTCGAATACGGCCTCACCTCCATGGCGCGCGAGCTGCACTCCTCCCTGGTCGGCCTCGTGGAGTGGGCGGACCGGCATCGCGGCACCATCGCGGAGGCGCGGGCCGCGTACGACTCGGGGTCGGCGGCCTCGGGAGCGGCGGAGACACCGCCGTCGGGGGCGTCGGCGGGCCGGTGA